Part of the Deltaproteobacteria bacterium genome, GCGGCGCTGCGGGCAACGCGCCACTACGAGCGCGGCCTCGCGCGCCTCGACGACGCCTGGGCCGGCCAGGGCGAGGCGGGCGAGCGCTTCGCGGAAGGGCCCCACCCCTTCGCCGCCGACCTGGACCTCTTCGGGGAGGGCTCCCTCTTCGAGCTGCTCTGCACCGCCCGCACGGCCCCCGGCGAGGAGGCCCTGGCGCGCTGGCTGAAGACCCCCGCGGATCCCGCGACGGCCCGCGCCCGCCAGGCCGCGGTGCGCGAGCTCGCCGGCAACCTCGACCTGCGAGAGGGCCTCGACGGCCTCGGCCAGGAGGTGCGCGCCGGGGTGGAGCGCGAGCACCTCGAGGCCTGGGCCGCCCGCCCGCCCCTGGCGGTGAGCGGCGCCCTGCGCCTCGCCCTCCCCGGCCTGGCCGGCGCGGTCGCGCTCGCGGGCCTCGCGGCGATCTTCCTCTCGCTCTCTCCCTGGGTCTTCGTCGCCCTCGGCGCCCTCGCCGTCGCCCTGCGCGGCCGCCTCGAGCCGCGCCTGCGCCTCGTGCTCGGCGCGGTGAGCCGGCCGGGGCGGGAGCTCGATCTGCTGGCGCGGATCATCGAGCGCCTGGAGCGCGAGCCCTTCGAGGCCCCCTTCCTGAAGGACCTGCAGGCCCGGCTCCAGGACGAGGGCCAGTCCGCCTCCGCGCGGATCCACCAGCTGCGCCGCCTGGTCGACATGGCGGCGGCGCGGGACAACCAGGCCTTCGTCCCCTTCGACCTGCTCCTGCTCTGGACCCCGCAGGTGGCCCTGGCGATCGAGGCCTGGCGCCGGCGCCACGGCCCCCGCCTCGCGGAGTGGCTCACGGCCACCGGGGAGCTCGAGGCCATCCTCTCCCTCTCCGCCTACGCCTTCGAGAACCCCGGCGATCCCTTCCCCGAGCTGGTGGAGGCGAGCGAGGGGCCCCTCTACGAGGGCGAGGCGCTCGGCCACCCCCTGCTGCCGCGGAAGGTCTGCATCCCCAACGACCTCCACCTCGATCGCGCGCGGCCCCTCCTCATGGTCAGCGGCTCCAACATGAGCGGCAAGACCACCTACCTGCGCACGGTGGGCATCAACCTCGTGCTGGCCCGCTGCGGGGCCCCGGTGCGCGCCCGCTCCCTGAAGGTCTCGCCGCTGCTGCCCGGCGGCACCCTGCGGATCCAGGACTCCCTGCGGGAGGGCGCCTCGCGCTTCTACGCCGAGCTCGAGCGCCTCAAGGCGCTGGTCGATCTCTGCGAGGGAGAGGGCGGCCTCCTCTTCCTCCTGGACGAGGTGCTCTCGGGCACCAACTCCCACGACCGGCGCATCGGCGCCGGGCACCTCCTGCGCGGCCTGCTCGAGCGCGGCGCGGTGGGCCTCTGCACCACCCACGACCTGGCCCTCACCGAGATCGCCGAGACCCTGCCCGGCGCCACCAACGTCCACTTCGAGGACGAGCTGGTCGAGGGCCGGCTGCGCTTCGACTACCGGCGCCGCCCCGGCGTCGTCGAGCGCAGCAACGCCCTGGCCCTGATGGAGGCCGTGGGGCTGCCGGTCGCCGGGGAGGCTGGCCCTCCCGACTGAAGGCGGGCATCCTCGGGGCCGAACCATCACCTTTCGGGGGAGAGAAGATGAGCCAGCCCGCCGCCGTCCTGTCCGGTTCCGCGAAGATCCCCGAGGCCGAGGGGCAGCTGCCGCCCACCTCCCGCGAGGAGATCGACGCCGCCCTCACCGCGCTCTCGGCGAAGAAGGACGACTGGGTCGCCCTGACCCTCGTCGAGCGGGTGAGGATCCTGGAGCGCCTCGCCGACGCCACCCTGGCCGCCTCGCCGCGCTGGGTGCAGGCCGCCCTGAAGGCGAAGGGCATCACGCCCGGCACCGTGGGTGAGGGCGAGGAGTGGATCGCGGGCCCCGTCCCGCTGATGCGCAACATCATGCTGCTCATCCGCTCCCTCACCGACATCGCCCGCAAGGGCAACCCGCAGCTGCCGGGCAAGGCGTATGCGCGCCCCGACGGGCAGGTGGTCGCCCCGGTCTTCCCCACCGACACCTGGGACAAGCTGATGTACCAGGGCTTCACCGCCGAGGTCTGGATGGACCCCGAGGTGAGCCTGGCCGAGCTCCCCTCCACCCAGGCGGCCTTCTACCGGGACCCGCCCGAGGGAGGGAAGGTCGCCCTGGTCCTGGGCGCGGGGAACGTCTCCTCGATCGGCCCGATGGACGCCCTCTACAAGCTCTTCGTCGAGGGGCAGGTGGCCGTCCTCAAGATGAACCCGGTGAACGCCTACCTCGGCCCCTTCATCGAGGAGGGCTTCGCCGAGCTGATCTCCCGGGGCTTCCTGCGGGTGGTGCAGGGCGGCGCCGCCGAGGGCGAGTACCTCTGCAACCACCCCGAGGTCGAGGAGATCCACATCACCGGCTCCGACAAGACCCACGACGCCATCGTCTACGGCACCGGCAGCGAGGGCGCCGAGCGCAAGGCCCGGCGCGAGCGGCGGAACGCGCGGCGGATCACCAGCGAGCTGGGCAACGTCAGCGGCATCATCGTCGTCCCCGGCCCCTGGAGCCGCTCGGACATCGACTTCCAGGGCCTCAACCTCGCCTCCTCCCTCACCAACAACGCCGGCTTCAACTGCAACGCGACGCGGGTGGTGATCCAGCACCGGCAGTGGGGGCAGCGCGACGCCCTCCTCGACGCCATCGAGCGGGGCCTCGCCCAGGCGCCCCAGCGCGAGCCCTACTACCCCGGCGCCCTCCAGCGCCACGCTGCCTTCGTCGAGGCCCACCCCGACGCCCGGCAGGTCGGCCGGCAGGGGGAGGGCAAGCTGCCCTGGACCCTGGTCGCCGGCGTCGCCCCCGAGGCGGTCGAGGACATCTGCTTCACCACCGAGGCCTTCTGCGCCGTCACCTCCGAGACCGCCCTCTCGGCGGGCTCGGTGGTCGAGTACATCGAGAAGGCCGTCGACTTCGTGAACGACACCCTCTGGGGCACCCTCAACGCCGCGATCATCGTCCACCCCAAGTCGCTGAAGGACCCGGCGGTGAAGGCCGCGGTCGAGAAGGCGGTGGCCGACCTGCGCGCCGGCGCGGTGGCGGTGAACCACTGGCCGGCCCTGGCCTACGCCTTCACCTCCCCGACCTGGGGCGCCTTCCCCGGCCACGAGGACCACGACATCCGCTCGGGCCGCGGCGTGGTGCACAACACCTACCTCTTCGATCGCCCCCAGAAGTCAGTGGTGCGCGGACCCTTCCGGGTCAGCCCCAAGCCCGCCTGGTTCTGCAACCACAAGACGATCCACCGCCTGGGGCCGAAGCTCGCCGAGATGACCCGGCGCCCGACGATGGCGAAGCTCTCCTCGATCCTCCTCGACGCCCTGCGCGGCTAGCCCGCGAGCAGCGCCTCGAGGCGGGACTGGGGCTGGGCGCCGATGAGCAGCTCCGTCACCGTGCCCCCGTCCACCACCAGGGTGGCGGGGGTGCCCATGATGCCGAAGGCCCGCGCGGTCTCCATGTCCTGGCTGATGTCGATGGCCTGGACCCTCGAGCTCGCCTTGCCCATCCGCTGCACCACCGGGGTCATCGCCCGGCAGGCGCCGCAGGTGGGGCTGTAGAAGTAGAAGAGCAGGCGCTCTCCCTTCGCGATGCGCTCACCGAGCTTGCCCGGCAGCGCGGGGGCCGGCTTGCCCTTCGCCGCCCGCATCTTGAGGACCAGGAAGATCTGCAGACCGAAGAAGAGGGCCACCACTCCCAGGGCGACGTAGACGAAGCTCATCGGGGATTCCTCATCAGGCGGCCTGGTCGTGGGAGACCTTCGCCCGGCTCTCCAGGAAGTCGACCGCCGAGAGGGCGGCGACGGTGCCGTCGGCCACCGCGGTGGTGATCTGGCGGTAGCGCTTCTGCCGGGCGTCGCCCGCGGCGAAGACGCCGGGGAGGCTGGTCTGGAGGGTCTCGTCGGTCACCACCTCGCCCCGCTCGCTCAGGGAGAGCTGACCGGCGAAGGCCCCGGTGTTGGGCACGTAGCCCACGAAGACGAAGCAGCCCTCGACCGGCACCCGGTGCCGCTGACCGGTGGCCTTGTCCACCGAGGTGACGGCCTGCAGGCTGCCCTCGCCCTCGAAGGCCTCGACCCGCTGGTCCAGCAGGAACTCGATCTTCGGGTTGGCGCGGGCCTCGTCGACGATCCAGGACTGGGCCTGGAAGTGCGGGAACTCGTGCAGGACGGTGACCTTCGAGGCGTAGCGGGTCAGCGCCACCGCCTCCTCCAGCGCCGAGTTGCCGCCACCGATGACGGCGATCTCCTTGCCGGTGAAGAAGTCCCCGTCGCAGGTGGCGCAGTAGGAGATCCCGCGCCCCTCGAAGTCCGCCTCGCCCGGGAGGCCCAGGCGGCGGGGCAGGCCGCCCACGGCGAGGATCACGGCCGGGGCGGTGAAGGTGCCCTCGTCCTCGACCACGATCCGCTTCACCTCCCCCTCGAGCTCGAGGGAGACGACCTCGGCCTGGGTGATCACCTCGGCCCCGAAGCTGCGCGCCTGGCGCAGCATCGTCAGGCCGATCTCCTGGCCCGAGGCCTCCTCCACGCCGGGGTAGTTGGCGACCTTGTAGGAGAGGACCATCTGCCCGCCGGCGGTGCCGGTGTCGACCACCAGCACCCGGCGGCGAGCGCGGGCGAGGTAGATGGCGGCGGTCAGGCCGGCGGCCCCCGCCCCCAGGATCAGGACGTCGTACTCGCTGCTTCTCTTCTCGGTGTCGGACATGACGACCTCCTGTCTCGGGGTGGGAGCGCCCGGGGCGGGCTAGGCGACCTTGCTCTCGGGGGTGCCGAACTCGCGGTCGAGGATCTCCTTGACCTGCGCCTTGTTCTGGATGCCGCTGGTGGCGGCGACCACCTTGCCGCCCTTGAAGTAGACGACGAAGGGCAGGCCCATGAAGTTCCGGGTCTCGGGGAGGGAGCGGATGTTGTGGGAGGCCGGGCCGTCGAACCAGAGATCGCGGAAGGCGACGTGGGAGTAGCTCTCCTCGAGCTTCTCCATGACGTCGTAGACCGGCAGGCACATCGGGCCCATGCGGCCGCAGCAGATCATGACCTCGTCGTTGTTCTGCAGGACCTCCTGGAAGTCCTCGTCGCTCAGGATGTGCTGGAGGTTGGTGTGGAGCATGGTGCGTTCCTCTTCTCGTTGCGGCCGGAAGGACCGGCCGGTTGGTTTTGGGATCGCGGGTGGGAGCCCGGGAGGGCCCAAAAGGGTGCAGGCCTCCGCTGGCCCTTACACGTCCCCCCGGCACCTTGTTCGAGCGGGGGCGCCTCCCTACGATCCCGCCCGATGCGAAGCCTCCTCACCCTCTCCCTGACCCTCCTCCTCTGCGCGGCCTGCCCGGGAGGAGAGGGCGGCGGGGGCGGCGGCCTCCCGGGGGAGGACGGCGGGCTGCCCGATGGCTCCGCCGTGACCGACGGGGGCGCGCTCCCCGATGGTGGCGCAGAGGACGGCGGCGGCGACGCGGGCGAGCCCCTCCCCCTCCTCCCCCACCTGGCCGAGGACCTCGCGATCACCTCGGTGGAGATCTTCCAGACCCTGCAGATCCCCCTGATGATCCAGGGCGTCCCCGCCGCCCCGACCGGCGTCCCCCTGATCGCCGACCGGGAGTCCGTGATGCGGATCTGGGTCGAGCCGCAGGCCGGCTGGGTCGCCGGGCCGGTCACCCTGGAGCTCGAGGTCGGCCCTCCCGGGAGCACGATCGAGCCGCTCTCCCTGACTCTCGGGGTCGACCGCGCCCTCCCCTTCGACCTCACCGTGCCGGCGGAGCAGCTGGGCCTCGACGCCCACTATGCCCTGCGCCTGCTCACCGAGACCGGCACCCCCACCGAGGCGGGCGTCGATCACCCCGGGCGCCATCCCCGGGACGGCTCGAGCCTGCCCCTGCCCACCGAGCGCGACGAGGGCGGCGTCGACCTGGTCCTGGTGCCGCTGCGCTACCAGGCCGACGGCTCGGGGAGGCTGCCGGACACCAGCCCCGAGCAGCTCGCCATCATCGAGGAGCTGCTGCTGGCCCTCTACCCGATCGAGTCGGTGAGCATCGACGTCCACGCGCCGATCGACTGGAGCGACCCCCTCACCCTCTTCACGCGCAACTTCGACTTCGGCGACCTGAACACCTACCTGAAGGATCTCAAGATCGCGGAGGGCGCGCCGAGCACGACCTACTACTACGCCCTGGTCCAGCCGGCGGCGACCTTCGCCGACTACTGCGGGCGCTCCTGCACCACCGGCCAGGCCTTCGCCGTCACCGACCCCGAGAACGGCAACTACCGGGTGGGCGGCGGCATGGGCTACTCCGGTGAGCGCTGGGCCTGGACCCTCGTCCACGAGCTCGGCCACATGCACGGCCGCTTCCACGCCCCCTGCGGCGTGGACAGCTGGGACGCCGACTACCCCCACGCCGGCGGCACCCTCGGGGTCTGGGGCTACGACCGGCGGCGGGACGTCTTCCTCGATCCCGCGCTCTACGCCGACATGATGGGCTACTGCGACGACCAGTGGATCTCGGACTACACCTACGAGGCGCTCTTCGAGCGGATCCTCACCCTGAGCACCCTGAAGTCGCGCAAGGGCGCTCCCCTCACGAAGGGCGCCGCCGCCGTCTGCCGCAGCGGGCTCGGCGAGGGCGGCCCCACCTGCGTCTGCGACTGATCAGCCGCCCTGGAGCTCGACGGTCTCGCCGGCCGCCGCGGCCCCGGCGTCGAGGATCATCAGGCGCACCCGGCCGGTGGCCAGGAGGCGATCCTCGCCGTCGCGCACCTCGGCCTGCCAGACGTGGGAGCGGCGGCCCTTGTGGATGGGGGTCGCCCGGCAGCGCAGCGTGCCGCTGCGGCTGGCCCGCAGGAAGGAGGTCATGTTGTCGAGGCCCACCGCGCTCTTGCCCTCCGGCATGACGTTCACGGCGGCGCCGGTGCTGCAGACCGCCTCGATGAGGCCGGCGTGCACCCCCCCGTGGACCAGCCCGTAGGGCTGATGGTGTTGCTCACCGACGGTGAGCTCGGCGATCAGCTCGTCGGCGCTCACCTTCAGGTAGCGCATGCCCATGGTGGCGTCGAAGCCCATGATGTGGGCGTTGACCATCTCGGTGACGTTCTCGGGTAGCTCCATGGTCGCGGTATAACCCGAAGATGGCTCGCACGGCATCGCTCCCGCTCCTGGCGCTCTCCCTCCTGCTCCTCTCCGCCTGCGGCGACGGCCGCGACGGGCCCTGCGCCGACACCGCCTCGGTGATCGCCCTGCCGACCCCGCTCTGGGGCGCGGGGGAGGCCTTCGGCCCGCCGGCGAACGACGCCGCGGCCGAGCTCCTCCTCGACGGCACGCACCCCTGGCCCGAGTGGTACGACCAGCTCGGCGAGCCCCGGGGCTGGCCTCGCCGCCCCCTCGTCGTCGTCCCCCTCTCGGGGGCCGCCACCGAGGTCGACGCCAGCGCCCTCACCTTCCTCGGCGCCCGGGAGCCCGGCGGTGAGCTCGAGGAGGTGGCGCTCCTCTTCGAGGCCACCCTGGAGGACGAGGGCCGCAGCCTGATCGTCAAGGGGCGTGAGCCCGCGCCCGCCGGCCTGGTGGAGCTGGTGCTGGTCATCGCCCCCGGCGCCCTCGCGGTCGATCCCCTCCCGGCCTGCGACGCCGAGGGCCTGATCCACGTCGACTACGTCGAGGCGAAGAAGCGCCTGCCGAGGAAGACCGAGGCGGCCCTGGCCCTGCC contains:
- a CDS encoding DNA mismatch repair protein MutS; this encodes MTDPRQSYERRLEERRQVHAREERTFARVGSLRGLCFVLFLAVGVAALSVEGVSGLWTLLPVGLFLTLVILHEGIDRRRLAALRATRHYERGLARLDDAWAGQGEAGERFAEGPHPFAADLDLFGEGSLFELLCTARTAPGEEALARWLKTPADPATARARQAAVRELAGNLDLREGLDGLGQEVRAGVEREHLEAWAARPPLAVSGALRLALPGLAGAVALAGLAAIFLSLSPWVFVALGALAVALRGRLEPRLRLVLGAVSRPGRELDLLARIIERLEREPFEAPFLKDLQARLQDEGQSASARIHQLRRLVDMAAARDNQAFVPFDLLLLWTPQVALAIEAWRRRHGPRLAEWLTATGELEAILSLSAYAFENPGDPFPELVEASEGPLYEGEALGHPLLPRKVCIPNDLHLDRARPLLMVSGSNMSGKTTYLRTVGINLVLARCGAPVRARSLKVSPLLPGGTLRIQDSLREGASRFYAELERLKALVDLCEGEGGLLFLLDEVLSGTNSHDRRIGAGHLLRGLLERGAVGLCTTHDLALTEIAETLPGATNVHFEDELVEGRLRFDYRRRPGVVERSNALALMEAVGLPVAGEAGPPD
- a CDS encoding aldehyde dehydrogenase family protein; translation: MSQPAAVLSGSAKIPEAEGQLPPTSREEIDAALTALSAKKDDWVALTLVERVRILERLADATLAASPRWVQAALKAKGITPGTVGEGEEWIAGPVPLMRNIMLLIRSLTDIARKGNPQLPGKAYARPDGQVVAPVFPTDTWDKLMYQGFTAEVWMDPEVSLAELPSTQAAFYRDPPEGGKVALVLGAGNVSSIGPMDALYKLFVEGQVAVLKMNPVNAYLGPFIEEGFAELISRGFLRVVQGGAAEGEYLCNHPEVEEIHITGSDKTHDAIVYGTGSEGAERKARRERRNARRITSELGNVSGIIVVPGPWSRSDIDFQGLNLASSLTNNAGFNCNATRVVIQHRQWGQRDALLDAIERGLAQAPQREPYYPGALQRHAAFVEAHPDARQVGRQGEGKLPWTLVAGVAPEAVEDICFTTEAFCAVTSETALSAGSVVEYIEKAVDFVNDTLWGTLNAAIIVHPKSLKDPAVKAAVEKAVADLRAGAVAVNHWPALAYAFTSPTWGAFPGHEDHDIRSGRGVVHNTYLFDRPQKSVVRGPFRVSPKPAWFCNHKTIHRLGPKLAEMTRRPTMAKLSSILLDALRG
- a CDS encoding thioredoxin family protein; amino-acid sequence: MSFVYVALGVVALFFGLQIFLVLKMRAAKGKPAPALPGKLGERIAKGERLLFYFYSPTCGACRAMTPVVQRMGKASSRVQAIDISQDMETARAFGIMGTPATLVVDGGTVTELLIGAQPQSRLEALLAG
- a CDS encoding FAD-dependent oxidoreductase, with protein sequence MSDTEKRSSEYDVLILGAGAAGLTAAIYLARARRRVLVVDTGTAGGQMVLSYKVANYPGVEEASGQEIGLTMLRQARSFGAEVITQAEVVSLELEGEVKRIVVEDEGTFTAPAVILAVGGLPRRLGLPGEADFEGRGISYCATCDGDFFTGKEIAVIGGGNSALEEAVALTRYASKVTVLHEFPHFQAQSWIVDEARANPKIEFLLDQRVEAFEGEGSLQAVTSVDKATGQRHRVPVEGCFVFVGYVPNTGAFAGQLSLSERGEVVTDETLQTSLPGVFAAGDARQKRYRQITTAVADGTVAALSAVDFLESRAKVSHDQAA
- a CDS encoding thioredoxin family protein, producing MLHTNLQHILSDEDFQEVLQNNDEVMICCGRMGPMCLPVYDVMEKLEESYSHVAFRDLWFDGPASHNIRSLPETRNFMGLPFVVYFKGGKVVAATSGIQNKAQVKEILDREFGTPESKVA
- a CDS encoding M66 family metalloprotease, whose translation is MRSLLTLSLTLLLCAACPGGEGGGGGGLPGEDGGLPDGSAVTDGGALPDGGAEDGGGDAGEPLPLLPHLAEDLAITSVEIFQTLQIPLMIQGVPAAPTGVPLIADRESVMRIWVEPQAGWVAGPVTLELEVGPPGSTIEPLSLTLGVDRALPFDLTVPAEQLGLDAHYALRLLTETGTPTEAGVDHPGRHPRDGSSLPLPTERDEGGVDLVLVPLRYQADGSGRLPDTSPEQLAIIEELLLALYPIESVSIDVHAPIDWSDPLTLFTRNFDFGDLNTYLKDLKIAEGAPSTTYYYALVQPAATFADYCGRSCTTGQAFAVTDPENGNYRVGGGMGYSGERWAWTLVHELGHMHGRFHAPCGVDSWDADYPHAGGTLGVWGYDRRRDVFLDPALYADMMGYCDDQWISDYTYEALFERILTLSTLKSRKGAPLTKGAAAVCRSGLGEGGPTCVCD
- a CDS encoding PaaI family thioesterase, which produces MELPENVTEMVNAHIMGFDATMGMRYLKVSADELIAELTVGEQHHQPYGLVHGGVHAGLIEAVCSTGAAVNVMPEGKSAVGLDNMTSFLRASRSGTLRCRATPIHKGRRSHVWQAEVRDGEDRLLATGRVRLMILDAGAAAAGETVELQGG